Proteins encoded in a region of the Plodia interpunctella isolate USDA-ARS_2022_Savannah chromosome 27, ilPloInte3.2, whole genome shotgun sequence genome:
- the LOC128681652 gene encoding uncharacterized protein LOC128681652 — MTSNAGNFRRSVDYNSENRTKHTVGFIRDYQWYARQHIYDLGKDVGCQCDTRGHIMGYSPRRAEVVYYSGLPKQVYAYNRTRSFTNVGVGSASQQKKRVRKIYLPETEHRGVGSSDLSPMLADRKTRYERENVVYARKRVSSKCVGGASESVTVRQCSEKLSPINIFDNSKGAPSPTVEHEVKTNSKDIGNNTVKKNVTNTTTQVENERQEHLPPKQVKGTKLDQEVEPIDTGKSERLRYSAKKYPGIVSMQKSSDSLEQHVHNLEDPSFIQSTGSSDPMENKLEKEYRKIFSSKNKEDVKTVTEKPMPELKSTSLLRRRFEALKRGMAKKEEGKKNYTTPSKESEPIAVPGAPIHRDISVDSDPPSLEGRSFSQTKIFSPLPSIYRNDRKSRQHQKKSHNDKKEKEIVPPPKATKGEADVKDMFKMWGEKFNFEEDKKEPVGVTFETKAKPETKAKGNETKTDENKKEGKRFFFFKKKSKDKAKSPPPDKKGVTTGRCEVKNCTILNRHNEEIQEETPKKASAKSDEEEIIKKNWLKSFIQKTIESRKSLQIRWNNKTYTTSSSTVFELMDNLYRQANAVIGSQSETSTLTSYYSSYHKHRVNFVQDVEAWMIPKICTSRNVWYPHRTLPYNFFRRNNDSNRIADRKWYIDKSKDFAQEIELVLNSKNFVRCHRTISSDYLRIDIPKGFFTEPSSESDKFATSNSEEVYKIIEYENPESRSTLRFNVKSDIGDYSHNDVKMKKKVSVKDQHTDTRVIETVIKRLPAHRDVVIQCSNVNIPKRCDVIGVGIITHRVNREIGKSLINTDDDVTDEESEQLLESKIKQCQFAESYLRDYYRHWMPLGIDLFPERVSDFHIKCASQETLSSLHNQGDGTKSCPNIPNDYHSDINLNPSNSRISCKDAYIDKTKIFNTFKSTTQSEPPLEAKRVLPKDSFEVLRKRMLYACGNRSRWNYPDDQPYSVPSIQDKAEQDALNDTCKTEKTPKRCTKRVSITKCDFPPECCVKVHEPKPAGILNYNKKSMTSLYTKHATVREDDNCIILPPLCNDHCNVSPNPKCSQKSSKSSTNSSKKKSKSKRNSPTAIDLPSNSSPPKSDWPCKSNSPCKSDSPRKGNSPSKGNSPCKSDSPSKTNSPCKSNISSPVKKNSPTKSSSPAKSRSPSKNVSPIRPPLKKLPINVPCKKNSPCREISEGSINEYQCPCTCKNYKSPQKSPSMPRSPSNQSTPRSDSPKPRRKKPCPCGPKKSQSLTPSKRSSSNCTKPNASSSPSQSPISCPGPKPQALESPKPKAKHSSCGCLKKCQSLSSNNSKSPISTQTSSKMNVPQPASPCPPSMPAPPACLSTPSTPVPPCLGKPELLPCPARAKAAPFKKHSSPSKIQGVHLKKLAAPVDSSPSKCAIKCPNKILKANEALATSVSEEQIMIRIKKTCPSTEEIRENVNFKVQDADGKTLYERRDYRADRDVLAHKSSLLGDVYKVNTASVVSTSSLEKLTLKDEKQAKSIANMIEISFGLKVTQGDKIAEINLSGDNDETDDVEAHYYDGKSQDVFIVNSQAEVTHDDANDKNDINIKIVIKNFDTKNAKSEIKSRKQFDEKFAQKISQKFHTVSTGYSDILGSHIDDMYSMHKTTIDLTDSKSQPLPNSRSEDEKEEHYEIIMKTLPLFSKESDVIGDVPMTDSKQKDDQSIHNSETYEVVNRSRPNIVESNTDKNIQMIKIENDMRNSISTINLNDVSTSLQKIKSKGKKKEYIEISGKESISDKIASKNVSESQYVEGNIMDEQSNKNKNNVAIKLCRNGVLNKHSKIPLLELKNTDLLDNIVNKSKSSNMCLPIQKSEICLSLVGSNEVDKSVEGKSERNISLHNIKNNSTDPVIPSLETNSTVNMLETDVVENKSVINEQISKSQESKNNTRKSSKTNTRNSSKINTRNSTKNNTRNSSSTMNKLVESSEININNENLITDMLENILKQDKIFKYAGGEVILDSDHDNAIVISETMQSNENCINSVENINNLEQKRSECKEADGTKKLKFFQGFQKKPPPKDINAKKITNKCNDKEPRTTNSERNTDVDTENTDLNPSQKSLRFTDTDDPDNVQDLTNTSDDTYDDPKNKRQYTRTEKKEMLKNVFEKATNQKWKTKGRMKRLKNMLKFILTSDSSDVDDMPVISKDSIKDCTSCGLPVLIKETDSMNNFYRMENVLNSEDEDFKIADDQSDDSDSSEYQQELNKCLCHTMAERLRKHGENLIGGCCCKPPLTNTVSEQTSCNMNNNDKEVYMMNCKAAEYIDVQTQNSVINSRLTNLQLVQQMESVMTSMNCSSIKQFTDNHSVSPYKFDKECEVNNVKTNTMLGLIDDSKIVIRTSDSNKASVKTEIIIGWNGKDKKKVKDGKNKCFTSPADILQSYETKKAVLEIYTEKSISKDGGERLVAKLPKFVYGKERDIESNYVNKILLSHDRH, encoded by the exons TACAAATGTTGGCGTCGGAAGCGCGAGCCAGCAGAAGAAAAGAGTAAGAAAGATATACTTACCTGAGACGGAGCATAGGGGTGTTGGGAGTTCGGACTTGTCTCCAATGTTAGCCGATA ggAAAACTAGATACGAAAGGGAAAACGTTGTGTACGCTCGCAAGAGAGTCTCGTCAAAATGCGTCGGAGGTGCCTCTGAATCGGTAACTGTCAGGCAGTGCTCCGAGAAACTATCgcctattaatattttcgacAACTCTAAAGGCGCACCCAGTCCAACTGTTGAGCACGAAGTGAAAACAAACAGCAAAGATATAGGAAATAATACTGTAAAGAAAAACGTAACAAACACAACGACGCAAGTAGAAAATGAACGACAAGAGCATTTGCCTCCAAAACAAGTGAAAGGTACAAAACTTGATCAAGAAGTGGAACCTATAGACACCGGGAAGTCAGAAAGGCTTAGGTATTCCGCAAAGAAATATCCAGGTATTGTTTCAATGCAGAAGTCGTCTGATTCTTTAGAGCAACACGTTCATAACTTAGAAGACCCTAGTTTCATTCAAAGTACGGGATCATCGGATCCGATGGAAAACAAGTTAGAAAAAGAATACAGGAAAATCTTTTCCAGTAAGAATAAAGAAGATGTTAAAACCGTCACAGAAAAACCTATGCCTGAACTAAAGAGTACGTCTCTACTTCGACGACGTTTCGAAGCCTTGAAGCGTGGTATGGCTAAAAAAGAAGAGGGTAAAAAGAACTACACAACACCATCAAAAGAATCTGAGCCAATTGCCGTTCCTGGCGCACCTATTCATAGAGATATTTCTGTAGATTCTGACCCCCCCTCATTAGAGGGCAGATCGTTTTCCCAAACAAAGATTTTCAGTCCCCTTCCATCTATATACAGGAATGATCGTAAATCGAGACAACACCAAAAAAAATCgcataatgataaaaaagaaaaagagatTGTACCTCCTCCAAAAGCTACAAAAGGCGAAGCTGATGTTAAAGACATGTTCAAAATGTGGggagagaaatttaattttgaagaagaCAAGAAAGAACCTGTTGGTGTTACTTTTGAAACAAAGGCCAAACCTGAGACGAAAGCTAAAGGTAATGAAACCAAAACTGatgaaaataagaaagaaggaaaaagatttttcttcttcaaaaaGAAAAGCAAGGATAAGGCCAAGTCACCTCCCCCTGATAAAAAAGGAGTGACCACCGGTCGGTGTGAAGTTAAAAATTGCACTATATTGAATAGGCACAATGAAGAAATCCAAGAAGAAACACCGAAAAAAGCATCGGCTAAATCAGACGaagaagaaattataaaaaagaactggcttaaaagttttattcaaaaaacaattgaatcaAGGAAAAGTTTGCAAATTAGGTGGAACAATAAGACATACACGACGAGTAGCAGCACTGTATTTGAATTAATGGACAACTTGTACCGACAAGCGAATGCAGTGATTGGATCACAAAGCGAAACGAGTACATTAACGTCTTATTATTCTTCCTACCATAAACACCGCGTGAACTTCGTGCAAGATGTTGAAGCATGGATGATCCCAAAAATATGTACCAGTAGAAATGTGTGGTATCCGCACAGAACTTTGCCATATAACTTTTTTCGCAGAAACAATGACAGCAACAGAATAGCTGATCGCAAATGGTATATTGACAAATCAAAGGATTTTGCCCAAGAAATCGAATTGGTGTtgaattcaaaaaattttgtGAGATGTCATAGAACAATTAGCTCAGATTATCTACGAATAGATATTCCTAAAGGATTCTTTACTGAGCCAAGCAGTGAAAGTGATAAATTTGCAACAAGTAATTCTGAagaagtttataaaattatcgaATACGAAAACCCAGAATCACGATCAACATTAAGATTCAACGTAAAAAGTGATATTGGCGACTATTCACATAATgatgttaaaatgaaaaagaaagttAGCGTTAAAGATCAGCATACAGATACCAGAGTAATAGAAACAGTAATAAAGAGACTGCCAGCACATAGGGACGTGGTGATTCAGTGTAGTAACGTAAACATTCCTAAAAGATGTGACGTTATCGGTGTTGGTATAATTACGCATCGTGTTAACAGAGAAATCGGAAAATCGTT aATAAACACAGACGATGATGTTACCGACGAAGAATCAGAACAACTGCTGGAGAGCAAGATAAAGCAATGCCAATTTGCTGAGAGTTACCTGCGGGATTACTATCGCCATTGGATGCCATTAGGGATCGATCTATTTCCAGAACGAGTCAGTGATTTCCATATAAAATGTGCGTCTCAAGAAACTTTATCCAGTCTACATAACCAAGGAGACGGCACAAAGTCTTGTCCCAACATTCCTAATGATTACCACTCCGACATAAATTTGAATCCATCAAATAGTCGCATTTCATGCAAAGAcgcatacatagataaaacaaaaattttcaacACGTTTAAAAGCACGACGCAATCTGAACCACCGCTAGAAGCTAAGAGGGTACTGCCAAAAGATTCTTTCGAAGTCTTGAGAAAGCGCATGTTGTATGCTTGTGGTAACAGATCTAGATGGAATTATCCTGATGATCAACCCTACTCCGTCCCGAGTATACAAGACAAGGCAGAACAGGACGCACTGAATGATACTTGCAAAACAGAGAAAACACCGAAAAGATGTACAAAACGAGTCTCAATAACTAAATGCGATTTTCCACCTGAATGCTGTGTGAAAGTGCACGAACCAAAGCCGGCAGGTATTCtgaattataataagaaatcGATGACTTCTTTGTACACAAAACATGCCACAGTAAGAGAAGATGacaattgtataattttgccACCGCTTTGCAATGACCATTGTAATGTTTCACCAAATCCGAAATGCTCACAGAAATCTTCCAAATCCTCAACGAATTCGTCAAAAAAGAAATCGAAATCAAAACGAAATTCACCTACTGCAATTGACTTGCCTAGCAATAGTTCGCCTCCCAAAAGTGATTGGCCTTGCAAAAGTAACTCGCCTTGCAAAAGTGATTCTCCTCGCAAAGGTAATTCTCCTAGCAAAGGTAATTCTCCTTGCAAAAGTGATTCGCCTAGCAAAACAAATTCTCCTTGCAAAAGTAATATAAGttcaccagtgaaaaaaaattcgcCAACAAAAAGTAGTTCGCCTGCTAAAAGTAGATCGCCTTCTAAAAACGTTTCGCCTATTCGTCCACCACTAAAAAAATTGCCCATTAATGTcccgtgtaaaaaaaattcgcCTTGTAGGGAGATTTCAGAGGGGTCCATAAATGAATACCAGTGTCCGTGCACATGCAAGAATTACAAGTCACCGCAAAAATCGCCAAGCATGCCTAGGTCGCCTTCAAATCAATCAACTCCACGCAGTGACTCGCCAAAACCAAGAAGAAAGAAACCATGTCCGTGTGGACCAAAGAAATCGCAAAGTCTAACACCATCTAAAAGATCTTCGTCGAATTGTACTAAGCCCAATGCATCTTCGTCTCCCTCACAAAGTCCAATTTCTTGCCCAGGACCAAAGCCACAGGCCCTGGAATCTCCAAAACCAAAAGCAAAACATTCCTCATGTGGGTGTCTCAAAAAATGTCAGTCACTATCATCTAATAACAGCAAATCTCCAATATCAACACAAACTTCAAGTAAAATGAATGTGCCACAGCCTGCTTCACCATGCCCCCCCAGCATGCCAGCTCCACCGGCTTGCCTTAGCACGCCTAGCACGCCTGTTCCGCCGTGCCTCGGCAAGCCAGAGCTTCTACCGTGTCCGGCCCGGGCGAAAGCCGCgccatttaaaaaacatagtaGCCCATCCAAAATTCAAGGAGTACATTTGAAAAAACTAGCAGCACCAGTGGACAGCTCTCCTTCTAAGTGTGCCATCAAATGCCCGAATAAAATACTGAAAGCGAATGAAGCTTTGGCAACAAGTGTTTCAGAAGAACAAATAATGATAAGAATAAAGAAAACCTGTCCAAGCACTGAAGAAATAAGggaaaatgtaaatttcaaaGTACAAGATGCTGATGGGAAAACACTGTATGAGAGAAGAGATTATAGAGCAGATAGAGATGTGTTGGCTCACAAATCATCGCTTTTGGGAGATGTCTACAAAGTAAACACAGCAAGTGTTGTTTCAACTTCAAGTCTTGAAAAGTTAACTCTGAAGGATGAGAAACAAGCAAAAAGTATAGCAAATATGATCGAAATTTCATTTGGTCTAAAGGTTACACAAGGAGACAAGATagctgaaataaatttaagtggAGATAACGATGAAACAGATGATGTAGAAGCACATTACTACGATGGAAAGTCTCAAGACGTTTTCATTGTTAACAGTCAAGCAGAAGTCACGCATGATGATGCAAATGATAAGAatgatataaacattaaaatagttattaaaaactttgaCACAAAAAATGCGAAATCAGAAATTAAAAGTAGAAAACAATTTGATGAGAAATTCgcacaaaaaatatctcagAAATTCCATACAGTCTCCACTGGTTACAGCGATATTTTAGGATCTCACATTGACGACATGTACTCCATGCATAAAACTACAATAGATTTGACCGATTCTAAATCTCAACCTTTACCTAATTCAAGAAGCGAAGATGAAAAAGAAGAACactatgaaattataatgaaaacgtTACCGCTGTTTTCAAAAGAGTCAGACGTTATAGGTGATGTGCCGATGACTGATTCTAAGCAAAAAGACGATCAATCAATTCATAACTCGGAAACATATGAAGTTGTGAACAGATCTCGTCCAAATATAGTAGAAAGTAAcactgataaaaatatacaaatgataaaaatcgaaaatgaTATGAGAAATTCCATCAGTACTATAAACTTGAACGATGTTTCTACTTCGttgcaaaaaattaaatccaaAGGAAAGAAGAAAGAATACATAGAAATAAGTGGTAAAGAAAGTATTAGTGATAAAATAGCTTCTAAAAATGTGTCTGAGTCTCAATACGTTGAAGGAAATATAATGGATGAACaatctaacaaaaataaaaataatgttgcaATCAAGCTATGTAGGAATGgcgtattaaataaacattcaaaaattCCTTTGTTAGAACTAAAAAATACCGATTTACTAGATAATATAGTGAATAAATCTAAATCAAGCAATATGTGTTTACCCATTCAGAAATCTGAAATTTGCCTCTCACTTGTTGGAAGTAATGAAGTCGACAAATCTGTTGAAGGCAAATCTGAGCGCAATATATCattgcataatattaaaaataacagtacAGATCCGGTAATTCCATCTTTAGAAACGAATTCTACTGTTAATATGCTTGAAACAGAtgtagttgaaaataaatcagtaataaatgaacaaatatcaaaatcacaAGAatctaaaaacaatacaagaaaaagcagtaaaactaatacaagaaatagtagtaaaattaataccaGAAAtagtactaaaaataatacaagaaaTAGCAGCAGTACAATGAATAAACTAGTTGAATCATCTGAAATCAATATTAACAATGAGAATCTGATAACAGACATgcttgaaaatatattgaagcaagacaaaatatttaagtacgcTGGAGGAGAAGTAATATTAGACTCAGACCATGACAATGCTATAGTAATATCTGAAACAATGCAGAGTAACGAAAACTGCATTAATTccgttgaaaatattaataatttggaACAAAAAAGGTCAGAATGCAAAGAAGCCGATGGcacaaagaaattaaaattttttcaagGCTTCCAGAAAAAGCCGCCGCCAAAAGAtattaatgcaaaaaaaataacaaacaagtGTAATGATAAGGAACCGCGAACtactaatagtgaaagaaatACAGATGTAGACACGGAAAACACAGACTTGAATCCATCACAGAAGTCGTTGCGTTTCACAGATACAGATGATCCAGATAATGTACAAGATTTGACTAATACAAGCGATGATACGTATGATgaccctaaaaataaaagacaatatacaagaacagaaaaaaaagagatgttaaaaaatgtatttgaaaaaGCTACAAATCAAAAGTGGAAAACCAAAGGCCGCATGAAACGTCTAAAGAACATGTTGAAATTCATCTTAACATCAGATAGTAGTGATGTGGATGATATGCCCGTCATTTCTAAGGATTCAATCAAAGACTGCACTTCCTGCGGGCTGCCTGTTTTGATCAAAGAGACAGATAGTATGAATAACTTTTACAGAATGGAAAACGTTTTAAACTCTGAAGATGAAGACTTTAAAATAGCTGACGACCAAAGTGACGATAGTGATTCTTCGGAATATCAACAGGAgctaaacaaatgtttatgcCATACTATGGCAGAAAGATTAAGAAAACATGGAGAAAATTTAATAGGTGGCTGTTGCTGCAAACCACCACTTACAAACACAGTGAGTGAACAAACATCTTGCAACATGAATAACAACGATAAGGAAGTATATATGATGAATTGCAAAGCAGCTGAATACATAGACGTTCAAACACAAAATTCAGTAATAAATAGCAGATTAACAAACTTACAGTTGGTACAGCAAATGGAGAGCGTTATGACTTCGATGAACTGTAgttcaataaaacaatttacggACAACCATTCAGTTTCGCCATATAAATTCGACAAGGAGTGCGAAGTGAACAATGTCAAAACAAATACTATGTTAGGGCTTATAGATGATAGCAAAATTGTTATCCGGACATCTGATTCAAACAAAGCCTCTGTGAAAACAGAAATAATCATTGGTTGGAATGGCAAAGATAAAAAGAAGGTAAAGGatggcaaaaataaatgctttacTAGTCCAGCTGATATATTACAGTCGTACGAGACCAAGAAGGCTGTACTTGAGATTTATACAGAAAAATCTATATCTAAGGATGGCGGAGAACGTTTAGTTGCAAAATTGCCTAAATTTGTTTACGGTAAAGAGCGTGATATTGAGAGCAATTATGTGAACAAGATTTTACTTTCCCATGACCGTCACTAA